A single region of the Brassica rapa cultivar Chiifu-401-42 chromosome A03, CAAS_Brap_v3.01, whole genome shotgun sequence genome encodes:
- the LOC103858451 gene encoding cycloeucalenol cycloisomerase gives MSGTSSGSLWLAANPSKRWGELFFLFYTPFWLTLSLGIVVPYKLYERFTELEYLLLALVSALPAFLIPMLLVGKADRSLPWKDRYWVKANLWIIIFSYVGNYFWTHYFFKVLGASYTFPSWKMNNVPHTTFFMTHACFLFYHVASNITLRRLRHSISGLPDSLRWSFEAAWILALSYFIAYLETVAIANFPYYEFVDRSAMYKVGCLFYAIYFIVSFPMFFRMEEKPSDEWDLSRVAVDALGAAMLVTIILDLWRLFLGPIVPLPEGQNCLQSGLPWFSR, from the exons ATGTCAG GAACGAGTTCAGGGAGCTTGTGGTTGGCAGCGAACCCGAGCAAGAGATGGGGAgagctcttcttcctcttctacaCTCCTTTCTGGCTCACTCTCTCCTTGGGCATCGTTGTTCCTTACAAGCTCTACGAG AGATTCACGGAGCTGGAGTATCTGCTTCTCGCCTTGGTTTCAGCTCTTCCCGCTTTCCTCATACCCATGTTACTTGTTGGAAAG GCCGACAGAAGCTTACCCTGGAAAGACCGTTATTGGGTTAAG GCGAATCTCTGGATAATTATTTTCAGCTATGTGGGAAACTACTTTTGGACTCACTATTTCTTCAAAGTTCTTGGAGCCTCCTATACATTCCCATCCTGGAAAATGAATAAC GTGCCTCACACAACATTCTTCATGACGCATGCTTGCTTCCTCTTTTACCACGTTGCGTCCAACATCACTCTCCGAAGGCTACGACATTCCATTTCTGGTTTACCAGATTCTCTCAGATGGTCTTTTGAGGCTGCTTGGATTCTGGCGCTTTCTTATTTCATTGCTTACCTGGAGACTGTTGCTATTGCCAAT TTTCCTTACTATGAGTTTGTGGACCGAAGTGCCATGTACAAAGTTGGATGTTTGTTCTATGCCATCTACTTCATTGTCAGCTTCCCAATGTTCTTCAG GATGGAAGAGAAACCAAGTGATGAGTGGGACTTGTCACGTGTGGCTGTTGATGCTTTAGGTGCTGCTATGTTGGTAACGATCATTCTTGATCTGTGGCGTCTCTTCTTGGGACCTATAGTTCCCTTACCGGAGGGACAAAACTGCCTTCAGTCTGGTTTACCATGGTTTTCCCGGTGA
- the LOC103858452 gene encoding 11-beta-hydroxysteroid dehydrogenase 1A: MELINDFLNLTAPFFTFFGLCFFLPPFIFFKFLQSIFSTIFCENLNGKVVLITGASSGIGERLAYEYASKGACLALTALRKNRLEEVAEIAREVGSPNVVTVHADVSKPDDCRRIVDETISHFGRLDHLVNNAGITKISMFENFEEITRTRSVMDTNFWGSVYTTRAALPYLRQSNGKIVVMSSSAAWLTAPRMSFYNASKAALLNFFETLRIELGGDVHITIVTPGYTQFELAQGKYFSAEGELVVDQNVRDVQVGAFPVASVSACAKEIVNGVCRKQRYVTEPSWFKVTYLWKVFCPELIEWGCRLLFMTTSEENALNKKILDNTGVRGVLYPEPIRTL, translated from the exons ATGGAATTGATAAACGACTTCCTCAACCTTACTGCACCTTTCTTCACCTTTTTTGGTCTTTGCTTCTTCTTGCCTCCTTTTATCTTCTTCAAGTTTTTGCAGTCTATCTTCTCTACCATTTTCTGTGAAAATCTTAATGGGAAAGTGGTTCTCATCACTGGTGCTTCCTCCGGTATTGGCGAG CGATTGGCGTATGAGTACGCAAGTAAAGGTGCATGTCTGGCTCTGACTGCCCTAAGGAAGAACCGTCTAGAGGAAGTGGCAGAGATTGCACGTGAAGTTGGATCCCCCAATGTTGTCACCGTTCATGCTGATGTCTCCAAACCTGATGATTGTAGACGAATCGTAGATGAGACCATCTCCCATTTTGGCAGAT TGGATCATCTTGTTAATAATGCTGGAATAACGAAGATTTCAATGTTCGAGAACTTTGAAGAAATAACTAGGACAAGATCAGTTATG gATACTAACTTCTGGGGATCAGTTTATACAACTCGTGCTGCGCTTCCTTACCTTCGACAAAGCAATGGGAAGATTGTGGTTATGTCATCCTCTGCGGCATGGCTAACCGCCCCACGGATGAGCTTTTACAAT GCGAGCAAAGCAGCTTTGCTAAACTTCTTCGAGACTCTGAGAATTGAGCTTGGCGGAGACGTACACATTACAATCGTTACGCCTGGTTATACTCAATTTGAACTCGCACAAGGCAAGTATTTCTCTGCTGAAGGCGAGTTAGTAGTCGACCAAAACGTCAGAGAT GTTCAAGTAGGAGCATTTCCGGTAGCATCGGTATCAGCTTGTGCAAAGGAGATAGTGAACGGTGTGTGTCGGAAACAAAGATATGTGACCGAACCATCATGGTTTAAGGTGACGTATCTTTGGAAAGTATTTTGTCCGGAACTAATTGAATGGGGTTGCCGGTTACTGTTCATGACCACGTCCGAGGAAAATGCACTCAACAAGAAGATCTTGGACAATACGGGTGTACGTGGGGTCCTGTACCCCGAACCTATCCGAACGCTTTGA
- the LOC103858453 gene encoding protein transport protein Sec61 subunit gamma-1 — protein MDAIDSVVDPLRDFAKDSIRLVKRCHKPDRKEFTKVAVRTAIGFVVMGFVGFFVKLIFIPINNIIVGAT, from the exons ATGGACGCCATTGATTCCGTCGTCGATCCTCTCAGAGACTTCGCTAAGGATAGCATCCGTCTCGTTAAGCGTTGCCACAAACCAGATCGCAAAG AGTTCACGAAAGTTGCAGTTCGTACGGCGATAGGGTTCGTAGTGATGGGATTCGTTGGCTTCTTTGTGAAGCTCATCTTTATTCCCATCAACAACATCATCGTCGGCGCCACTTAG
- the LOC103858454 gene encoding probable UDP-arabinopyranose mutase 4 isoform X2, with protein MAGYNLEAIEAAPLKEDVDIVIPTIRSLDFLEQWRPFLKHYHLIIVQDGDPSINIRVPEGYDYELYNRNDINRILGPRANCISYKDGGCRCFGFMVSKKKYIYTIDDDCFVAKDPSGKEINVIAQHIKNLETPSTPHYFNTLYDPFRDGTDFVRGYPFSLREGVTTAISHGLWLNIPDYDAPTQLVKPRERNIRYVDAVMTIPKGVLYPMCGMNLAFNRELIGPAMYFGLMGEGQPISRYDDMWAGWAAKVVCDHLGFGVKTGLPYVWHSKASNPFVNLKKEHKGLHWQEDMVPFFQNLRLSKESDTAAKCYMELSNMTKEKLTEVDPYFEKLADAMVAWIEAWEELNPPVDGKDVKAK; from the exons ATGGCGGGCTACAACCTCGAAGCTATCGAAGCCGCACCGTTAAAGGAAGATGTGGATATTGTGATCCCAACGATCAGGAGCCTCGACTTTCTTGAACAATGGAGGCCATTTCTCAAGCATTACCATTTGATAATTGTCCAGGATGGAGACCCTTCGATCAATATCCGAGTTCCAGAGGGTTATGACTATGAGCTATACAACCGTAACGATATTAACAGGATCCTTGGTCCTAGAGCTAATTGTATTTCCTACAAGGATGGTGGATGTCGTTGCTTCggcttcatggtttccaagaaGAAGTATATCTACACCATTGATGATGATTGCTTT GTGGCTAAGGATCCAAGTGGGAAAGAAATCAATGTGATAGCTCAACACATAAAGAACCTTGAGACACCTTCAACACCACACTACTTCAACACTCTCTATGACCCTTTTAGAGATGGAACTGACTTTGTGAGAGGATACCCTTTCAGTTTGAGGGAAGGCGTCACAACCGCCATCTCTCATGGCCTTTGGCTCAACATCCCTGATTACGATGCCCCGACCCAGCTCGTGAAGCCTCGTGAACGTAACATCAG GTATGTTGATGCAGTGATGACAATCCCAAAAGGTGTATTGTACCCAATGTGTGGCATGAATCTTGCTTTCAATAGAGAACTTATTGGACCTGCTATGTACTTCGGCCTTATGGGTGAAGGCCAGCCCATTTCCCGGTACGATGACATGTGGGCTGGTTGGGCAGCTAAAGTGGTGTGTGACCACTTGGGCTTTGGGGTCAAAACCGGTCTGCCGTATGTGTGGCATAGCAAAGCGAGTAACCCGTTCGTGAACCTAAAGAAAGAGCACAAGGGACTTCATTGGCAAGAAGATATGGTTCCTTTCTTCCAAAATCTTCGTCTCTCCAAAGAATCTGACACTGCCGCTAAATGCTATATGGAGTTGTCCAACATGACAAAGGAGAAGCTTACTGAAGTTGATCCTTACTTTGAGAAATTGGCTGATGCAATGGTCGCTTGGATTGAGGCGTGGGAGGAGCTTAACCCGCCAGTTGATGGAAAAGATGTCAAGGCCAAGTGA
- the LOC103858454 gene encoding probable UDP-arabinopyranose mutase 4 isoform X1, which translates to MAGYNLEAIEAAPLKEDVDIVIPTIRSLDFLEQWRPFLKHYHLIIVQDGDPSINIRVPEGYDYELYNRNDINRILGPRANCISYKDGGCRCFGFMVSKKKYIYTIDDDCFVAKDPSGKEINVIAQHIKNLETPSTPHYFNTLYDPFRDGTDFVRGYPFSLREGVTTAISHGLWLNIPDYDAPTQLVKPRERNISPCRYVDAVMTIPKGVLYPMCGMNLAFNRELIGPAMYFGLMGEGQPISRYDDMWAGWAAKVVCDHLGFGVKTGLPYVWHSKASNPFVNLKKEHKGLHWQEDMVPFFQNLRLSKESDTAAKCYMELSNMTKEKLTEVDPYFEKLADAMVAWIEAWEELNPPVDGKDVKAK; encoded by the exons ATGGCGGGCTACAACCTCGAAGCTATCGAAGCCGCACCGTTAAAGGAAGATGTGGATATTGTGATCCCAACGATCAGGAGCCTCGACTTTCTTGAACAATGGAGGCCATTTCTCAAGCATTACCATTTGATAATTGTCCAGGATGGAGACCCTTCGATCAATATCCGAGTTCCAGAGGGTTATGACTATGAGCTATACAACCGTAACGATATTAACAGGATCCTTGGTCCTAGAGCTAATTGTATTTCCTACAAGGATGGTGGATGTCGTTGCTTCggcttcatggtttccaagaaGAAGTATATCTACACCATTGATGATGATTGCTTT GTGGCTAAGGATCCAAGTGGGAAAGAAATCAATGTGATAGCTCAACACATAAAGAACCTTGAGACACCTTCAACACCACACTACTTCAACACTCTCTATGACCCTTTTAGAGATGGAACTGACTTTGTGAGAGGATACCCTTTCAGTTTGAGGGAAGGCGTCACAACCGCCATCTCTCATGGCCTTTGGCTCAACATCCCTGATTACGATGCCCCGACCCAGCTCGTGAAGCCTCGTGAACGTAACATCAG TCCTTGCAGGTATGTTGATGCAGTGATGACAATCCCAAAAGGTGTATTGTACCCAATGTGTGGCATGAATCTTGCTTTCAATAGAGAACTTATTGGACCTGCTATGTACTTCGGCCTTATGGGTGAAGGCCAGCCCATTTCCCGGTACGATGACATGTGGGCTGGTTGGGCAGCTAAAGTGGTGTGTGACCACTTGGGCTTTGGGGTCAAAACCGGTCTGCCGTATGTGTGGCATAGCAAAGCGAGTAACCCGTTCGTGAACCTAAAGAAAGAGCACAAGGGACTTCATTGGCAAGAAGATATGGTTCCTTTCTTCCAAAATCTTCGTCTCTCCAAAGAATCTGACACTGCCGCTAAATGCTATATGGAGTTGTCCAACATGACAAAGGAGAAGCTTACTGAAGTTGATCCTTACTTTGAGAAATTGGCTGATGCAATGGTCGCTTGGATTGAGGCGTGGGAGGAGCTTAACCCGCCAGTTGATGGAAAAGATGTCAAGGCCAAGTGA
- the LOC103858456 gene encoding auxin-responsive protein SAUR71 — protein sequence MESPIMKTWRKIKTFGQTSSSTRASFTRSKTWNGSAHHEDAKNSESIGKIKKNCFTVYVGPTKQRIVVKMKLLNHPLFKNLLEAAENEYGYRRDGPIVLPCEVDFFFKVLADIKSDVHGDDNDDDDDGLISPPICGWGSPSMRRNGSYKLLRSPSLFKLNRF from the coding sequence ATGGAGAGTCCGATAATGAAGACATGGAGAAAAATAAAGACTTTTGGCCAAACGAGCTCTTCAACCAGGGCTTCGTTCACAAGGAGCAAGACTTGGAATGGCTCTGCTCATCATGAGGATGCTAAGAACAGCGAATCCATAGGAAAGATCAAGAAAAATTGTTTCACTGTTTACGTTGGTCCCACGAAACAGAGAATCGTGGTGAAAATGAAACTTTTGAACCATCCTTTGTTCAAGAACTTGTTAGAAGCCGCAGAAAATGAATATGGATATAGACGTGATGGGCCCATTGTTCTTCCGTGCGAGGTTGACTTCTTCTTCAAGGTTTTGGCTGATATAAAATCTGATGTTCATGGTGATGAtaatgatgacgatgatgatggtTTGATTAGTCCTCCGATTTGCGGGTGGGGTAGTCCCAGCATGAGAAGGAACGGTTCGTACAAGCTTCTTCGATCTCCATCCTTGTTCAAGTTGAATAGATTttga